In a genomic window of Methanobacterium sp.:
- a CDS encoding HisA/HisF family protein, translating into MIIPVLDIKNGIAVSGKSGNRDEYQPLKTVFHSSSDPLKISEALKKAGASQIYIADLDAIEGEGSNRDLVNKVNQILPVMLDSGAFDPDSVEKALQVSDKVIVATETLQTLDDLDRILRQCDKERIIISIDVVDNRIYTKHIKIDFESLRKILTEHQPLQIIILDISNVGCEGGINWKLLNHFAGLESSIIFGGGVTAEDILKLDGKIIDNVLVGTALHQGKIKPVF; encoded by the coding sequence ATGATAATACCTGTTTTAGACATAAAAAATGGAATTGCAGTATCTGGAAAATCAGGTAACCGGGATGAATATCAGCCCCTGAAAACAGTCTTCCATTCTTCATCAGATCCCCTAAAGATTTCTGAGGCACTTAAAAAAGCAGGGGCATCACAGATATACATTGCTGATCTAGATGCCATTGAAGGTGAAGGTTCCAACCGTGACCTAGTGAACAAGGTCAATCAAATCTTACCAGTCATGTTGGACTCAGGAGCCTTTGATCCAGACTCAGTAGAAAAGGCACTTCAAGTTTCAGATAAAGTGATTGTAGCCACCGAAACATTGCAAACACTGGATGATCTTGACAGGATATTACGCCAGTGTGACAAAGAACGTATAATCATCAGTATTGATGTAGTTGATAATAGAATCTACACAAAACATATCAAAATTGATTTTGAAAGTTTAAGGAAAATCCTGACAGAACACCAACCCCTCCAGATAATAATTTTGGATATTTCCAATGTAGGATGTGAAGGTGGGATAAATTGGAAATTATTAAATCATTTCGCAGGGCTTGAAAGTTCCATCATATTCGGAGGAGGGGTTACTGCCGAAGACATCCTAAAACTGGATGGGAAGATTATAGATAACGTTCTGGTGGGAACTGCACTCCATCAAGGAAAAATCAAACCAGTTTTCTAA